The following proteins come from a genomic window of Flavobacteriaceae bacterium MAR_2010_188:
- a CDS encoding UDP-N-acetylmuramoyl-tripeptide--D-alanyl-D-alanine ligase: MDINTLHQYFLSSTGACTDTRKIKIDDMFFALKGDNFNGNEYAEKAIDLGAKYVVIDEASYNTDEKCIVVDDVLKTLQDLSKYHREKLETPIIALTGSNGKTTTKELINAVLSKKYNTIATIGNLNNHIGVPLTLLRITKETELAIVEMGANHLKEIEFLCSIATPDYGLITNFGKAHLEGFGSEEGVVQGKSELYQYLVDNDKVIIANTEDARQMEVIQNYKGVDTDEYSSLEENISLLRAKNTLKIDYDGDIFETKISGAYNFTNIKYAVAIGEHFDVAKKHIIEAIENYTPDNNRSQIIERNTNIIVLDAYNANPSSMLAALESFHHKSGKRKIAILGDMFELGTTTAEEHQNIADTASLKNIDNIYLVGKNFYKITSSHPTLQKFETFEDLEQFLESENLTESVILVKGSRGMALERVLEFI, encoded by the coding sequence ATGGATATCAACACACTTCATCAATACTTTCTAAGCTCCACTGGGGCTTGCACAGACACACGTAAAATCAAGATAGACGACATGTTCTTTGCTTTGAAAGGAGACAATTTCAATGGAAATGAATATGCCGAAAAGGCAATTGATCTTGGTGCCAAGTATGTGGTCATTGATGAGGCAAGTTATAATACGGATGAAAAATGTATAGTGGTCGATGATGTTTTGAAAACACTCCAGGATCTTTCTAAATATCATCGAGAAAAACTTGAAACACCAATTATAGCCCTTACCGGCAGCAATGGCAAAACCACTACTAAAGAGTTAATCAATGCTGTGCTTTCTAAAAAGTATAACACTATTGCGACAATCGGCAATCTTAATAATCATATTGGGGTTCCTCTAACTTTACTAAGGATAACTAAGGAGACCGAATTAGCGATTGTAGAGATGGGTGCAAATCACTTAAAGGAAATCGAATTTCTATGTAGCATCGCAACACCAGATTATGGCCTTATAACAAATTTTGGGAAGGCTCATTTGGAAGGTTTCGGAAGTGAAGAAGGTGTGGTACAAGGAAAATCTGAATTGTACCAATATTTGGTTGACAACGATAAGGTCATAATCGCTAATACAGAAGACGCTCGCCAAATGGAAGTAATCCAGAATTATAAAGGTGTAGATACGGATGAATATTCGAGTTTGGAAGAGAACATTAGCCTACTTAGAGCTAAAAATACCTTGAAAATCGATTATGACGGAGATATATTTGAAACAAAAATATCTGGCGCTTATAATTTTACTAATATAAAGTATGCAGTTGCCATTGGTGAGCATTTTGATGTGGCCAAAAAACATATTATCGAAGCGATAGAGAATTATACCCCGGATAATAACCGTTCGCAGATAATCGAAAGAAATACTAATATAATTGTACTTGATGCCTATAACGCGAATCCATCGAGCATGCTGGCAGCGTTAGAAAGTTTTCATCATAAATCGGGTAAGAGAAAAATAGCTATTCTAGGAGATATGTTCGAGTTGGGCACTACTACCGCAGAAGAACATCAAAATATAGCAGATACTGCATCCTTAAAGAACATTGATAACATTTATTTAGTAGGAAAGAATTTTTATAAAATCACTAGCTCCCATCCAACTTTACAAAAATTTGAAACTTTTGAAGATTTAGAACAGTTCTTAGAATCGGAAAATTTAACAGAGTCTGTTATTCTTGTAAAAGGCTCTCGAGGTATGGCCTTAGAGCGAGTATTGGAATTTATTTAA
- a CDS encoding protein involved in gliding motility GldJ yields MRNILNFRILLALAVSLAMFSCKKSSSKDDSRATGWKINDKEGGFQYNTDFKEQATSPGLVFIEGGTFTMGKVQDDVMHDWNNHPNQQHVQSFYMDETEVTNMMYLEYLDWIKRVYPPDDPNFRLIYEGALPDTLVWRNRLGYSEMMTENYLRHPGYAEYPVVGVSWIQATEFANWRTDRVNEMYLQEEGYLKENSHLGDVTADSNFNTDTYINAPTQTFGGNEEVLNGGKRKAQTDAEGNEINIYASRETGIISPKYRLPSEVEWEYAALAMSELRSYNVYRGRKKYPWDGQYTRSGDRRNRGDQLANFKQGKGDYGGIAGWSDDGADITAKVMSFAPNDYGLYDMAGNVAEWVADVYRPIVDDEFNDFNYYRGNVYTKNAIGEDGTVKVVTPEDIVYDTLSNGKIVARNLPGEILQVPIDDNETFLRSNFDESDNRNFRDGDLNSSRYYGETFEDVDGVVDEDAATRRMYNSPRNMIEKDSMGNVLKQYDQSNDRTSLINDEVRVYKGGSWKDRDYWLDPAQRRYFPQDMATDYIGFRCAMSRVGSKTSGKNKTRN; encoded by the coding sequence ATGAGAAACATATTGAACTTTAGGATATTGTTAGCCCTAGCGGTATCCTTAGCGATGTTTAGTTGCAAGAAATCGTCTTCTAAGGACGACTCCCGTGCAACTGGCTGGAAAATAAACGACAAAGAAGGTGGTTTCCAGTACAACACCGATTTTAAAGAGCAAGCAACCTCCCCTGGTCTTGTCTTTATAGAAGGTGGAACCTTTACCATGGGTAAAGTACAAGATGATGTTATGCATGATTGGAACAACCATCCAAATCAGCAACACGTTCAATCCTTTTATATGGATGAAACCGAGGTGACAAATATGATGTACCTCGAATATCTTGATTGGATTAAAAGAGTGTATCCCCCCGATGACCCGAACTTTAGATTAATCTATGAAGGTGCTCTGCCTGATACCTTAGTTTGGAGAAACAGACTAGGATATAGCGAAATGATGACTGAAAATTATCTGCGCCACCCTGGTTATGCCGAGTATCCGGTAGTAGGTGTTAGCTGGATTCAAGCAACGGAATTTGCTAACTGGAGAACTGATCGTGTAAACGAAATGTACCTTCAGGAAGAAGGATATCTTAAAGAAAATTCTCACTTAGGGGATGTAACCGCAGATAGTAACTTTAATACAGACACATATATCAATGCTCCTACCCAAACCTTTGGAGGGAACGAAGAAGTTCTTAATGGGGGCAAGAGAAAAGCCCAAACAGATGCAGAGGGCAATGAAATAAATATATATGCAAGTCGTGAAACAGGTATTATTTCTCCTAAATATAGACTTCCATCAGAAGTTGAGTGGGAATATGCGGCACTAGCTATGAGCGAACTTCGTAGCTATAACGTCTATAGAGGTCGTAAAAAATATCCATGGGATGGTCAATACACTCGTTCTGGAGATAGAAGAAACCGAGGTGATCAATTAGCTAACTTTAAACAAGGTAAAGGCGATTACGGTGGAATCGCAGGATGGTCTGACGATGGTGCTGATATTACTGCAAAGGTTATGTCCTTTGCTCCTAACGACTACGGTCTTTATGATATGGCCGGAAACGTTGCAGAATGGGTTGCCGATGTCTACCGACCGATTGTTGATGATGAATTTAATGATTTTAACTACTATAGAGGAAACGTCTATACCAAAAACGCCATTGGCGAAGATGGAACGGTTAAGGTTGTAACTCCAGAAGATATCGTGTACGATACTCTAAGTAATGGAAAAATCGTTGCTAGAAATCTTCCAGGCGAAATACTTCAAGTGCCAATTGACGATAATGAAACCTTTTTACGGTCTAACTTTGACGAGAGCGATAACCGAAATTTTAGGGATGGTGATCTTAATTCATCTAGATATTACGGTGAAACTTTCGAAGATGTTGATGGTGTGGTTGATGAAGATGCCGCTACCAGAAGAATGTATAACTCTCCTAGAAATATGATTGAAAAAGATTCTATGGGCAATGTGCTTAAACAATATGACCAATCAAATGATAGAACTTCTCTTATTAATGATGAGGTTAGGGTATATAAAGGTGGTAGCTGGAAAGATAGAGACTACTGGTTAGACCCTGCACAGAGACGTTACTTCCCACAAGATATGGCGACCGATTATATCGGATTTAGATGCGCAATGTCTAGGGTTGGTTCTAAAACTTCTGGAAAGAATAAAACAAGAAATTAA
- a CDS encoding Xanthine and CO dehydrogenase maturation factor, XdhC/CoxF family has protein sequence MKELQSILLQGHTYFLQNKKCVLATIVKIKGSGYRRKGTRMLISEEGEFTGAISGGCVEKEVWMQSKSVFETGNSKLITYDGRYRLGCEGTLFILIELIEIDNTILENFNTYYIERQPLTLQSYFRSADASDGLGGTYFKTEINLIPLNSSKKTNNKDLAKLECFSQILKPVRSLLIFGSEHDSVALCKMASLTSWDVTIVAHPLNEKEISFFPGAKDLVHLLPEELDSLQIDSQTACILMSHSFSRDLAYLLELSNFKIPYIGLLGPHKRKNQLLDQLIERKPEISDQILDTFFGPVGLDIGAETPQEIAIAVLGELQSVFTKTHVDHLRNKSGSIHARR, from the coding sequence ATGAAAGAACTTCAGTCTATTCTATTACAAGGTCACACTTATTTTTTACAGAATAAAAAATGTGTGTTGGCTACGATCGTGAAAATTAAAGGCTCTGGTTATAGGCGTAAAGGTACACGAATGTTGATTTCTGAAGAAGGCGAATTTACCGGAGCTATTAGTGGTGGATGCGTAGAAAAAGAAGTATGGATGCAATCTAAAAGCGTTTTCGAAACGGGGAATTCCAAGCTGATTACCTACGATGGTAGATATCGACTAGGTTGCGAAGGGACTCTTTTTATATTAATCGAACTCATCGAAATTGATAATACGATTCTAGAAAATTTTAATACCTATTATATTGAAAGGCAACCTCTCACTCTTCAATCCTATTTTAGAAGTGCAGACGCTTCAGATGGTTTAGGCGGAACCTATTTCAAGACCGAAATAAATCTTATTCCACTTAACAGTTCTAAAAAGACCAATAACAAAGATTTAGCTAAACTTGAATGTTTTAGCCAAATATTGAAACCGGTTCGTTCGTTGCTTATTTTTGGTAGCGAGCATGACTCCGTTGCACTTTGTAAAATGGCATCATTAACAAGCTGGGATGTAACTATCGTTGCTCATCCTCTAAATGAAAAAGAAATTTCATTTTTTCCTGGTGCAAAAGACTTAGTACATTTACTGCCTGAAGAACTAGACTCACTACAAATAGATTCCCAGACCGCTTGCATTTTAATGTCTCATAGTTTTTCTAGGGATTTAGCTTATTTGCTAGAACTTTCAAATTTTAAGATTCCTTACATCGGGTTGTTAGGTCCGCACAAAAGAAAAAATCAATTGCTAGACCAATTAATAGAAAGAAAACCAGAAATATCGGATCAAATTTTAGACACTTTCTTTGGTCCGGTCGGTTTAGATATTGGCGCGGAAACGCCACAAGAGATTGCGATTGCGGTGTTGGGTGAACTTCAGAGCGTTTTCACCAAAACTCATGTTGACCATCTTCGTAATAAATCCGGAAGTATCCATGCCAGAAGATAA